A window of Halarsenatibacter silvermanii genomic DNA:
TTTCATCTTTGACATGCTCAAGATGATAGTGTTCAATGATTTCAATGTACTGTTCAATTACTGTTTGACTTCTGCCAGTCATGTGCTGTATTCGCGCAGGTTCAATACCTCTTCTGACAAGAAATTTCACTCTTTCATAGTCTTTGATGTATCTATCAACAGCCTGCTGCGAATGATTGGTCTTACGGGCTAT
This region includes:
- a CDS encoding DUF1670 domain-containing protein, which encodes IARKTNHSQQAVDRYIKDYERVKFLVRRGIEPARIQHMTGRSQTVIEQYIEIIEHYHLEHVKDEKEG